A portion of the Mauremys reevesii isolate NIE-2019 linkage group 18, ASM1616193v1, whole genome shotgun sequence genome contains these proteins:
- the BCL7A gene encoding B-cell CLL/lymphoma 7 protein family member A isoform X3, whose product MLTREKKWVTVGDTSLRIYKWVPVTEPKVDDISKFFTKKNKNKKKGKDEKCGSEVTTPENSSSPGMMDMHDDNSNQSSIADASPIKQENSSNSSPAPEQNSATQADGTEVKSDETQSDAKEQPGSEDTSDEQNSQSSMENSMNSSEKAEIQSSGENDITTEASKNSQDSEGVPPSKKMKVEASQQNVEEI is encoded by the exons ATGCTAACCAG GGAGAAGAAATGGGTGACAGTTGGCGACACATCCCTCAGAATTTACAAATGGGTACCAGTAACAGAGCCCAAAGTTGATGAT Atctcaaagttctttacaaag aaaaacaaaaataagaaaaaaggcAAAGATGAAAAATGTGGCTCTGAAGTGACCACTCCAGAGAATAGCTCTTCTCCAGGGATGATGGACATGCATG ATGACAATAGCAACCAGAGTTCAATAGCTGACGCTTCTCCAATAAAACAGGAGAACAGTAGCAACTCAAGTCCAGCACCTGAGCAGAACTCAGCAACACAAGCAGATGGCACTGAAGTAAAGTCTGATGAAACTCAATCAGATGCAAAGGAGCAACCTGGTTCAGAAG ATACTTCTGATGAACAGAATTCACAGTCTTCAATGGAAAATTCCATGAATAGTTCAGAGAAAGCAGAAATTCAATCCTCTGGAGAAAATGATATAACTACAGAGGCATCTAAAAACTCTCAG GACTCTGAAGGAGTGCCACCTTCTAAAAAGATGAAAGTAGAGGCTTCCCAACAAAATGTTGAAGAGATTTAG